The following DNA comes from Streptomyces pristinaespiralis.
GGCACTGTTCGTCCTGGTCGCGCTGGCCGTCCTGGGCGGTGACTCGCTGACCGACTTCTCGATCGCGCTGCTCGCGGGAGTCGTGCTGGGGATGGCGTCCACGGTCTTCACGGCGATGCCGGTGGCGCTTCTCCTCCAGGCCCGGTACCCCGAGTCACGGGGCGCCGGCGGGACCGGGCGCCCGAGGCCGGCGAAGGAGGGCGGCAGGTCGAGAGACCGCTCGGGCGCGGTGGTCTGAAACCCGGGCCGGCCGGGACCCGCCCGCCGTGGGGGCCGAGCGCCGGCGCGTGCCAGGGGCCGGCAGGTCATGTGCCGGCGACCGGGGCCGGCGACCGGGCGGGGCCTGCCTCCGGGCGGGGACTGCGGGCCATGTGCTGGCGTACGGGCCCGGGCCGGCCGGCCATGCGCCGGCGTGCGGGCCCGGGCCGACGAGACGGTGCGCGGGCGTCCGGCCGCGGCCACGCCGGAACATGCGCCGCCGCCGCTGGGGCAGTCGATGCCACAGCGGCGGCGGGCGGGCCGGCTCGGTCCCGGCCGGGGTCCACGGACCGTCAGGCGGCGGCGTTCTCGTCGGTGCGCGTGCCGCCGTCCAGCGCGGTGACCGCGGCGGTGGCGAAGCCGTGGTCCTGCTCCGGAGCGCCGCCACCGACGCCGACGGCTCCGACGAGGCGTCCGTCACGGAAGACCGGTATGCCGCCGGCGATGAAGAGCAGCGGCCGGTCGAGCGCGGTCGGCAGGCTGTGGAAGAGGCCGCCGGGCTGCACGGCGTCGACGAGGTCGGCGGTGGGGGCGCCCAGTTGGAGCGCGGTGTACGCCTTGCGGGTGCTGGTCTCGCCGGCGATCAGTACCGCCCGGTCGTCACGGCGGAAGGCCAGCAGGTGGCCGCCCGCGTCGAGGACGCTGACGGCGACGGTGACACCGGCCGCCTCAGCGGCGGCGCGGGCGGTCTCCAGCAGGGTCTCCGCGTCCTGGACGGTCAGCGGGGCGATGGCGGTGGCGGTGGTGCTCATGGGGATCGTTCTCCTGATTGCTGTCGTGCGGTGGTGCTGGATGACCGGTTGCGGTTCCGCGGTGCGGTCGTTCTGCGGGCTTAGCTGCGGTGCCGCGGTGCGCGGGTTCCGCCCGGGACCAGTTGTTGTCCGGCGCCGCGGTTCTCCGGTGGTGGTCGTGGGTCAGCGGTGCGCCGCGGTGACCGGTGCCGGCTCGGGGGCGGTCACGGTCCCGGTCGTGGTCCCGCCGGCCGTTGTGGCCGGCTCCGCGGCCGTGGACCCCGCGAGGACCCGGCTGCCTCCGCGGGACTCCCGGCGCTCGAGGAAGGCGGAGAGGACCGCGAGAACGAGCGCGGCCGCCGCGAGGACGGCGCCGACCCAGTTGGGGGCGGTGAGCCCCATGCCGGCGGCGATCACCATGCCGCCGAGCCAGGCGGCCAGGGCATTGCCGAGGTTGAAGGCGCCGATGTTGACGGCAGAGGCCAGGGTCGGGGCGCCGTGCGCCTGGTCCAGTACGCGCTTCTGCAGCGGGGGCACGGTCGCGAAACCGAGGGCGCCGACCAGCAGGATGGAGATCGCGGCCAGGACCTTGTGGTGCGCGGTGACGGTGAACAGGGCCAGCACCACCGCGAGTGCGGTCAGAGTCGTGTAGAGCAGGGGCATGAGGTGCCTGTCGGCGTACTTGCCGCCGAGCAGATTGCCACCGACCATGCCGACGCCGAACAGGACCAGCAGCCAGGTGACGGAGGTGTCGGCGAAGCCGGCGACCTCGGTCATCATCGGCGTGATGTAGGTGATCGCGGCGAACACGCCGCCGAAGCCGAGCACGGTCATCGCCATGGCCAGCAGCACCTGGGCGTTCTTGAAGGCGGCCACCTCGTCGCGCAGCCGCACGCCCTGCGGCTTCGGCATGTCGGGGACGAGCCGGGCGATGCCGGCCAGGCCGATCACACCGAGCAGGGCGACGATCATGAAGGTGGTGCGCCAGCCGATGGACTGGCCGATCAGGGTGCCGCCGGGGACACCGACCACGTTGGCGACGGTCAGGCCGGTGAACATCATCGCGATCGCGCCGGCCTTCTTGTCCGGGGCGACCAGCCCCGCTGCCACGACGGAACCGATGCCGAAGAACGCGCCGTGGGCCAAGGAGGCCACGATCCGGCCGGTGAGCATCATCCCGAAGGTGGGCGCCAGGGCCGACAGGACGTTGCCCACGACGAACAGGCCCATCAGCAGCATCAGCATCCGCTTGCGGGACACCTTGGAGCCGAGTGCGGTCATCAGGGGGGCGCCGACGACCACGCCGAGGGCGTAGCCGGTCACCAGCAGACCCGAGGTGGGGATCGAGACCCCGAAGTCGGCCGCGACCTCGGGGAGCAGCCCCATGATCACGAACTCGGTGGTGCCGATGCCGAAGGCACCGACAGCCAGGGCCAGCAGCGCAAGAGGCATGGGAGGACCTTTCAGAGGTTTGCGAGTGCGCCTTACGAGCGTCGACAATAGTTGCAGACGCATTTGATTGCAAGCGCTCCCTTTTGCAGAGTGGCGACACTCGCGCCACGACCCTCGCCAGGTCCGTACCAAACCCTTGACACCCGCTTAGCTCACTTCTTAAATCACGTAATGAACTAAGCTCCTGTCATATCCATGACAGGAGCCCCTTCCTCCCCTCACGCAACGGAAGGGAGAGTCATGGACTCTCCGCGCTCCCCACGGCGCCTGCTCGCGACCGTCGTCTCCGTACTGGTCCTCGCCACCGTCGGCACCGGCCTGGCGACCGGTGCGCCCGCCCCGTCACCCCAGTCGGCCTCCGCCCTCCGGCCGGCTGCCGAGGCCGCCGCCGTCACCTTCTCCGACGATTTCGACGGGCCCGCGGGATCCGCCGTCGACAGCGGCAAGTGGCAGATCGAGACCGGCGACAACGTCAACAATCACGAGCGGCAGTACTACACGGCCGGCAACCGCAACGCCGCGCTCGACGGGCAGGGCCACCTGGTCATCACCGCCCGTCGTGAGAACCCCGGCAACTACCAGTGCTGGTACGGGCGTTGCGAGTACACCTCGGCCCGGCTGAACACCGCGGGCAAGTTCACCACCACCTACGGGCGGGTCGAGGCCCGGCTGAAGGTGCCCCGCGGGCAGGGCATGTGGCCCGCGTTCTGGATGCTCGGGAACGACATCGGACAGGTCGGCTGGCCCGCCTCGGGCGAGATCGACATCATGGAGAACGTCGGCTTCGAGCCGTCCACCGTCCACGGCACCCTGCACGGGCCTGGCTACTCGGGCTCCGGCGGCATCGGCGCCGGATACACGCTCCCCGGCGGCCAAGCCTTCGCGGACGCCTTCCACACCTTCGCCGTCGACTGGTCACCGAACAAGGTGACGTGGTCGGTGGACGGCAACGTCTACCAGACCCGTACGCCCGCAGATCTGGGCGGCCGCCAATGGGTGTTCGACAAGCCGTTCTTCATCATCCTGAATCTCGCGGTCGGCGGCTACTGGCCCGGCGACCCCGACGGCAGCACCGTCTTCCCGCAGCAGCTCGTCGTCGACCACGTGCGGGTCACCACGGGCGACAGCCCGGCGACCGGCGGGCCGATCACCGGCATCGGCGGCAAGTGCGTGGACGTGGCGGGAGCTAACACCGCCAACGGCACCCCCGTACAGCTCTACGACTGCAACGGCACTGCGGCCCAGCGCTGGAGCGTGGGCACGGACGGCACCATCAGGGCACTCGGCAAGTGCCTCGACGCCGCCTCCGGCGGTACCGCGGACGGCACCCTCGTACAGCTCTGGGACTGCAACGGTTCAGGAGCCCAGCGCTGGGACGCCAACGCGGCAGGCGACATCGTCAACCCGCAGGCGAACAAGTGCCTCGACGCCACCGGCAACAGCTCCGCCAACGGAACCCGGCTGCAGCTCTGGACCTGTAGCGGGGCCGCCAACCAGAAGTGGACGGTCACCAGATGAACCGCTGAGGCGCTGAACCGGCCCCTCGTGGCCCGGGGATCCCGAGAAGGGATGCCCGGGCGGCTGCCCTCCGTACGGGCGGCGGGGTACGGCGCCACCTCACCGTCCGCCCAGCCGGTGGTGGTCCGCGGCCCGGGCATCCGTCGCAGGATGCCCGGGCCGCGGGCCTGTGGACCGTCGCCGTCGGGGCGGGGGCGCCGAGGCAGGCGGGCCGGACGTCCGGCCCGTGAGCCGGTGTCCGCTCGCCGCCGCCGGCGGCATCCTCAGGCGTGGGGATCGAACGGGATGCCGGCCGGCTTGGCCTTCTCCAGGTGGTAGTTGAAGTTCCCGTCCTTCAGACCGAATACGGCACTGCCGAACTGAGCCTGGCTCAGCTTGTCGCGCAGGCCCGCCGGATAACCGTTCCAGCCGACGAGGCGGGGGAACTGCCATCCGTGATAGTGGTTCTCCGGCGGCTCGTCGCCCGAATTCGCGGGCCGGAAGCAGTGCGTGCTCAAACCGTCCTTGTGATAGACGATCTTGGGGTGGGTGCCGTCCCAGCGGATGCGGTCCCTGCCGTGGATGTCGAAATTGCCGTGGGCGGAGGTGGACACGTACCGCGCCTCGTTGTTCTGCACCCACACGACGACGTGCTCCCAGTCGTGGCGGTGCCCGCCGAGTCCGCTGCCGGCGACGGCCTGGTCCTTCTCGAAGTAGAGGCCGTACATGATCGCGCACCAGCCGTTGTTGCACTTGTAGCGCGCGTATCCGTTGGTGTTGTCGAGGTCCCATGCGTCACGGCACTGGCCGTTGACCGCCCCGGTCGTGTTGAGTCCGGTGGCTATGGTCCCGTCCGGTCCGATGGCGGGTGTGGGGTAACACCCGTCCGTGTCGTAGTCGTAGGCCGGCTGGAAGGTCTGCTCCAGTCCGTCCGCGTTGGCGGGCAAGGCGGTGGGCGGGGCGGCGACAGCGCTGCCGGAAGACGCCATGACGAGCACGGCGGCGCTGCCGAGAACGAGCGAGACCCTGCGGATACGTGATGTGCTGCGCAATGCGTCCTCCTGGTCGGCCGGCGGTGTGGGGCACGCGGCTCAGATGACATGCCCATATCAATCCATGCCAACCTCGTTGCCGCCACCGCGCTTCACCTCTCCCGTCCGCAGGCGGGGGCGGCCGGGCACGGCGCGCACGGCGCGAGCCGTTGCGCGCCGCCCCGAGGGCCGGCTCTCAGACCAGCCGGAGGTCGATGTAGGGCACGCTGTCGCCCGGCAGCAGATACCGGTCGGTCTCGGCGAACCCCTGGGAGTGCGCGAACCGGAGCCCGTCCTCGTTGGACGCGAGCACGACCGTCTCGATCACGTCCGCGCCGAGGGCGCGCGCCTCGGCCAACTCCCGCTCGTAGAGCCGTGTGCCGATGCCCTGGCGACGGTGATCGGGGAGCACCCTGGAGATCACCGTGGCCGTCGACGTGCCGTCCGCCGGCGGGCGGACGGTCGAGCAGCCCACGAGGACGTCGCCGAGGTACGCCACGGTCAGGCGATGGCGCCCGGAGCGCTCACGGACCTCGTCGAGCGACAGGACGTGCGAAGGGATGATCGTGTTGTGGACGTGCTGCCAGTCACGGAGCATGGCATCGCCGTCCACCTGCTGGATGCGGAGTGAGGACACGGCCACAGGAGACCGTGTCCGCCGCGAGGTCGTCAACTGCAAAAAGACTGCCGCGAGATGAAGGGCGGACGCGCGCGCTCCGTCGCCCGTCCGCTCCCGCCGGTCCCGCCGGTCCCGCCGGTCA
Coding sequences within:
- a CDS encoding NPP1 family protein, whose translation is MRSTSRIRRVSLVLGSAAVLVMASSGSAVAAPPTALPANADGLEQTFQPAYDYDTDGCYPTPAIGPDGTIATGLNTTGAVNGQCRDAWDLDNTNGYARYKCNNGWCAIMYGLYFEKDQAVAGSGLGGHRHDWEHVVVWVQNNEARYVSTSAHGNFDIHGRDRIRWDGTHPKIVYHKDGLSTHCFRPANSGDEPPENHYHGWQFPRLVGWNGYPAGLRDKLSQAQFGSAVFGLKDGNFNYHLEKAKPAGIPFDPHA
- a CDS encoding GNAT family N-acetyltransferase translates to MLRDWQHVHNTIIPSHVLSLDEVRERSGRHRLTVAYLGDVLVGCSTVRPPADGTSTATVISRVLPDHRRQGIGTRLYERELAEARALGADVIETVVLASNEDGLRFAHSQGFAETDRYLLPGDSVPYIDLRLV
- a CDS encoding glycoside hydrolase family 16 protein, giving the protein MDSPRSPRRLLATVVSVLVLATVGTGLATGAPAPSPQSASALRPAAEAAAVTFSDDFDGPAGSAVDSGKWQIETGDNVNNHERQYYTAGNRNAALDGQGHLVITARRENPGNYQCWYGRCEYTSARLNTAGKFTTTYGRVEARLKVPRGQGMWPAFWMLGNDIGQVGWPASGEIDIMENVGFEPSTVHGTLHGPGYSGSGGIGAGYTLPGGQAFADAFHTFAVDWSPNKVTWSVDGNVYQTRTPADLGGRQWVFDKPFFIILNLAVGGYWPGDPDGSTVFPQQLVVDHVRVTTGDSPATGGPITGIGGKCVDVAGANTANGTPVQLYDCNGTAAQRWSVGTDGTIRALGKCLDAASGGTADGTLVQLWDCNGSGAQRWDANAAGDIVNPQANKCLDATGNSSANGTRLQLWTCSGAANQKWTVTR
- a CDS encoding GlcG/HbpS family heme-binding protein, which gives rise to MSTTATAIAPLTVQDAETLLETARAAAEAAGVTVAVSVLDAGGHLLAFRRDDRAVLIAGETSTRKAYTALQLGAPTADLVDAVQPGGLFHSLPTALDRPLLFIAGGIPVFRDGRLVGAVGVGGGAPEQDHGFATAAVTALDGGTRTDENAAA
- a CDS encoding MFS transporter, translating into MPLALLALAVGAFGIGTTEFVIMGLLPEVAADFGVSIPTSGLLVTGYALGVVVGAPLMTALGSKVSRKRMLMLLMGLFVVGNVLSALAPTFGMMLTGRIVASLAHGAFFGIGSVVAAGLVAPDKKAGAIAMMFTGLTVANVVGVPGGTLIGQSIGWRTTFMIVALLGVIGLAGIARLVPDMPKPQGVRLRDEVAAFKNAQVLLAMAMTVLGFGGVFAAITYITPMMTEVAGFADTSVTWLLVLFGVGMVGGNLLGGKYADRHLMPLLYTTLTALAVVLALFTVTAHHKVLAAISILLVGALGFATVPPLQKRVLDQAHGAPTLASAVNIGAFNLGNALAAWLGGMVIAAGMGLTAPNWVGAVLAAAALVLAVLSAFLERRESRGGSRVLAGSTAAEPATTAGGTTTGTVTAPEPAPVTAAHR